A window from Drosophila yakuba strain Tai18E2 chromosome 3L, Prin_Dyak_Tai18E2_2.1, whole genome shotgun sequence encodes these proteins:
- the LOC6532603 gene encoding glutamate receptor 1 yields MRFGLKLSCLWPSFLLWLTWSSGGIGGWGGRWEWGVSAQPSLTEKIPLGAIFEQGTDEVQSAFKYAMLNHNLNVSSRRFELQAYVDVINTADAFKLSRLICNQFSRGVYSMLGADSPDSFDTLHSYSNTFQMPFVTPWFPEKVLTPSSGFLDFALSMRPDYHQAIIDTIQFYGWRKIIYLYDSHDGLLRLQQIYQGLRPGNESFQVELVKRISNVSMAIEFLHTLEQIGRFENKHIVLDCPTEMAKQILIQHVRDLRLGRRTYHYLLSGLVMDDRWESEIIEFGAINITGFRIVDTNRRLVREFYDSWKRLDPQMSVGAGRESISAQAALMYDAVFVLVEAFNKILRKKPDQFRNNVQRRSQTLMVAQAAASTSSDGYNYSASGGGGGGNGGAGGGFAGSDSGGSGGMASRALDCNTAKGWVNAWEHGDKISRYLRKVEIEGLTGDIKFNDDGRRVNYTLHVVEMTVNSAMVKVAEWNDDAGLQPLNAKYVRLRPHVEFEKNRTYIVTTVLEEPYIMLKQVAFGEKLHGNNRFEGYCKDLADLLAKELGINYELRLVKDGNYGSEKSSAHGGWDGMVGELVRKEADIAIAAMTITAERERVIDFSKPFMSLGISIMIKKPVKQTPGVFSFMNPLSQEIWVSVIFSYIGVSIVLFFVSRFSPHEWRLVQQTPQQSQSPDPHAHHEQLANQQPPGIIGGAPLPPPPGPPTPGAQTAAGAAALQAALSAGSPGSGGSSSAAVNEFSVWNSFWFSLAAFMQQGCDLSPRSVSGRIAAASWFFFTLILISSYTANLAAFLTVERMVTPINSPEDLAMQTEVQYGTLLHGSTWDFFRRSQIGLHNKMWEYMNSRKHVFVPTYDEGIKRVRNSKGKYALLVESPKNEYVNAREPCDTMKVGRNLDTKGFGIATPLGSALKDPINLAVLTLKENGELIKLRNKWWYEKAECSPHKDGETSHSELSLSNVAGIFYILIGGLLVSVFVAILEYCFRSRDSRSASNGSGMGMGMGLGGVGSGSLGKANGSMMLGATSAVPGGMPSSHQRSTLTDTMHAKAKLTIQASRDYDNGRVGYLNCASLQYYPPAQLSATPTDAGDSLHMNAHGQV; encoded by the exons ATGCGCTTTGGCTTAAAGTTGAGCTGCCTTTGGCCAAGCTTTTTATTATGGCTAACATGGAGCAGTGGCGGCATCGGTGGATGGGGCGGTAGATGGGAATGGGGAGTCAGCGCACAGCCATCATTAACCGAGAAAATCCCATTAG GTGCCATTTTCGAGCAGGGCACCGACGAGGTGCAATCGGCCTTCAAGTACGCGATGCTCAATCACAACCTGAACGTCTCATCTCGCCGCTTCGAGTTGCAGGCCTACGTGGATGTGATCAACACGGCGGATGCCTTCAAATTGTCACGACTGA TTTGCAATCAGTTCTCAAGGGGCGTATACTCGATGTTGGGCGCAGATTCGCCCGACTCCTTTGACACACTGCACTCCTACTCGAATACCTTCCAGATGCCCTTCGTGACGCCCTGGTTTCCCGAGAAG GTGCTTACGCCATCGTCTGGCTTCCTCGATTTTGCCCTCAGCATGCGCCCGGATTATCATCAGGCCATCATTGATACAATACAATTTTATGGCTGGCGCAAAATAATTTATCTCTACGATTCCCACGATG GTCTGCTGCGCCTTCAGCAAATATACCAGGGACTGCGGCCCGGCAACGAGTCCTTCCAAGTGGAGCTGGTCAAGCGCATCTCTAATGTCAGCATGGCCATCGAGTTCCTGCACACGCTGGAGCAGATCGGCCGATTCGAGAACAAGCACATCGTCCTGGACTGCCCCACGGAAATGGCCAAGCAAATACTCATTCAGCATGTGCGTGATTTGCGACTGGGCCGTCGCACCTACCACTATTTGCTGAGTGGTTTG GTCATGGACGATCGCTGGGAGAGCGAGATAATCGAATTTGGCGCCATTAACATCACGGGCTTCCGCATCGTGGACACGAATCGGCGGCTGGTGCGTGAGTTCTATGACAGCTGGAAGCGCTTGGACCCCCAGATGAGTGTAGGCGCTGGCCGTGAATCGATTTCG GCCCAGGCGGCGCTCATGTACGATGCCGTGTTCGTCCTGGTGGAGGCGTTCAACAAGATCCTGCGCAAGAAGCCCGACCAGTTCCGGAACAATGTGCAGCGTCGCAGTCAGACGCTGATGGTGGCCCAGGCGGCGGCCTCCACGTCCAGCGATGGCTACAACTACAGCGCcagcggtggtggtggtggtggtaatGGTGGTGCTGGAGGTGGATTCGCTGGTAGCGATTCTGGAGGATCCGGTGGCATGGCCTCACGAGCACTGGACTGCAATACGGCCAAGGGCTGGGTGAATGCCTGGGAGCACGGCGATAAAATATCGCGTTATTTGAGAAAG GTGGAAATCGAGGGCCTAACCGGGGACATCAAATTCAACGATGATGGCAGACGCGTCAATTACACGCTGCACGTCGTCGAGATGACAGTAAACAGCGCCATG GTCAAGGTGGCCGAGTGGAATGACGATGCCGGACTGCAGCCCCTAAATGCCAAGTACGTACGATTGCGTCCGCACGTGGAGTTTGAGAAGAACCGCACCTACATCGTGACCACGGTCCTGGAGGAGCCCTACATCATGCTGAAGCAGGTGGCCTTTGGCGAGAAGCTGCACGGCAACAACCGCTTCGAAGGATACTGCAAGGACCTCGCCGATCTGTTGGCCAAGGAGCTGGGCATTAACT ACGAGTTGCGCCTGGTCAAGGATGGCAATTACGGCTCCGAGAAATCCAGTGCTCATGGCGGCTGGGACGGCATGGTGGGTGAGCTGGTGCGCAAG GAAGCGGATATTGCGATTGCCGCCATGACGATTACCGCCGAACGCGAACGTGTCATCGACTTCAGCAAGCCGTTCATGTCGCTGGGCATCTCCATCATGATTAAGAAGCCAGTGAAGCAGACGCCCGGCGTGTTCAGCTTCATGAATCCTTTATCACAGGAAATTTGG GTGAGCGTCATCTTCAGTTACATCGGCGTAAGCATCGTGCTATTCTTTGTGTCGCGCTTCTCGCCACATGAATGGCGCCTCGTGCAACAGACGCCGCAGCAATCACAGTCGCCAG ATCCGCATGCACATCACGAACAGCTTGCCAATCAGCAGCCGCCCGGCATCATCGGAGGTGCACCACTGCCCCCTCCGCCGGGACCACCCACTCCGGGTGCCCAGACGGCAGCGGGAGCAGCTGCCTTGCAGGCGGCCCTATCCGCCGGAAGTCCCGGATCCGGAGGCTCCTCATCGGCGGCGGTCAATGAGTTCAGCGTGTGGAACTCGTTCTGGTTCTCGCTGGCCGCCTTCATGCAGCAGGGATGCGATCTGTCGCCGAGGTCCGTGTCCGGACGAATAGCAGCCGCCTCGTGGTTCTTCTTCACCCTGATACTCATCTCCTCGTACACGGCCAACCTGGCCGCCTTCCTCACCGTGGAGCGCATGGTCACGCCGATCAATTCGCCGGAGGACCTGGCCATGCAGACGGAGGTGCAGTACGGCACACTGCTGCACGGCTCCACGTGGGATTTCTTCCGG CGCTCCCAAATCGGACTCCACAACAAGATGTGGGAGTATATGAACTCGCGCAAGCACGTCTTCGTGCCAACCTACGACGAGGGTATCAAACGTGTGCGCAACTCCAAGGGCAAGTATGCCCTCCTGGTGGAGTCACCCAAAAACGAGTATGTGAACGCCCGCGAGCCCTGCGACACAATGAAAGTGGGCCGCAATCTGGATACAAAGGGATTTGGCATCGCCACGCCGCTCGGTTCGGCGCTCAA GGACCCCATCAATCTGGCCGTACTCACGCTGAAGGAGAACGGCGAGCTGATCAAGTTGCGAAACAAATGGTGGTACGAGAAGGCGGAATGTAGCCCCCACAAGGACGGTGAGACCTCGCACAGCGAACTGTCGCTGAGCAATGTGGCCGGTATATTCTACATCCTGATTGGCGGCCTGCTTGTCAGCGTATTCGTTGCCATCCTGGAGTACTGCTTCCGCAGCAGGGACTCGCGTTCCGCGTCCAATGGTTccggcatgggcatgggcatgggacTGGGCGGCGTGGGCAGCGGCAGTCTGGGCAAGGCCAATGGATCCATGATGTTGGGTGCGACGAGCGCCGTGCCCGGCGGGATGCCGTCCTCACATCAAAGAAGCACGCTGACGGACACCATGCACGCCAAGGCGAAATTGACCATTCAAGCGAGTCGCGACTATGACAACGGACGCGTTGGG TATCTCAATTGCGCCTCGTTGCAGTACTATCCGCCCGCCCAGCtctcggccacgcccaccgacGCCGGGGACTCCCTGCACATGAACGCCCACGGGCAGGTCTGA